The following are from one region of the Mangifera indica cultivar Alphonso chromosome 14, CATAS_Mindica_2.1, whole genome shotgun sequence genome:
- the LOC123197087 gene encoding protein Dr1 homolog isoform X2 gives MEPMDIVGKSKEDASLPKATMTKIIKEMLPPDVRVARDAQDLLIECCVEFINLVSSESNEVCSKEDKRTIAPEHVLKALEVLGFGEYIEEVYAAYEQHKLETMDSLKGGKWSNGAEMTEEEAAAEQQRMFAEARARMNGGATAPPKQPDLP, from the exons ATGGAGCCGATGGATATTGTTGGCAAGTCAAAAGAAGATGCGTCGCTTCCAAAAG caACAATGACCAAAATTATAAAGGAGATGTTACCCCCAGATGTTCGTGTGGCAAGAGATGCTCAAGATCTTTTGATTGAGTGTTGTGTAG AGTTTATTAATCTTGTTTCCTCCGAGTCCAATGAAGTTTGTAGCAAAGAGGATAAGCGAACAATTGCACCTGAGCATGTACTGAAGGCTTTAGag GTTCTCGGATTTGGTGAGTACATAGAAGAGGTCTACGCTGCTTACGAACAACACAAGCTTGAGACTATG GACTCTTTGAAAGGAGGCAAATGGAGCAATGGAGCAGAGATGACTGAGGAAGAAGCCGCGGCTGAGCAGCAGAGGATGTTTGCCGAGGCACGTGCTAGAATGAATGGTGGTGCCACTGCCcctcccaaacaacccgacctACCTTAA
- the LOC123197087 gene encoding protein Dr1 homolog isoform X1, whose protein sequence is MEPMDIVGKSKEDASLPKATMTKIIKEMLPPDVRVARDAQDLLIECCVEFINLVSSESNEVCSKEDKRTIAPEHVLKALEVLGFGEYIEEVYAAYEQHKLETMQDSLKGGKWSNGAEMTEEEAAAEQQRMFAEARARMNGGATAPPKQPDLP, encoded by the exons ATGGAGCCGATGGATATTGTTGGCAAGTCAAAAGAAGATGCGTCGCTTCCAAAAG caACAATGACCAAAATTATAAAGGAGATGTTACCCCCAGATGTTCGTGTGGCAAGAGATGCTCAAGATCTTTTGATTGAGTGTTGTGTAG AGTTTATTAATCTTGTTTCCTCCGAGTCCAATGAAGTTTGTAGCAAAGAGGATAAGCGAACAATTGCACCTGAGCATGTACTGAAGGCTTTAGag GTTCTCGGATTTGGTGAGTACATAGAAGAGGTCTACGCTGCTTACGAACAACACAAGCTTGAGACTATG CAGGACTCTTTGAAAGGAGGCAAATGGAGCAATGGAGCAGAGATGACTGAGGAAGAAGCCGCGGCTGAGCAGCAGAGGATGTTTGCCGAGGCACGTGCTAGAATGAATGGTGGTGCCACTGCCcctcccaaacaacccgacctACCTTAA